One window of the Seriola aureovittata isolate HTS-2021-v1 ecotype China chromosome 22, ASM2101889v1, whole genome shotgun sequence genome contains the following:
- the LOC130163197 gene encoding beta-2-microglobulin-like, protein METTVYAVCVGLLCLIATSTAKHSPPQVQVYSRSPGLYGKPNTLICHVTGFHPPEITIELLKNDKVIPEAGQTDLAFEESWSYHLTKHVPFTPSKDERYACKVTHLGKMKQYIWEPDM, encoded by the exons ATGGAGACAACTGTTTACGCAGTTTGTGTTGGTCTGCTGTGCCTCATCGCCACTTCAACGGCCAAACATT ctccacctcAGGTCCAGGTGTACAGCCGTTCACCAGGGTTATACGGCAAACCCAACACCCTGATCTGTCATGTGACTGGCTTCCACCCACCAGAAATCACCATTGAGCTGCTCAAGAATGACAAAGTGATTCCTGAAGCCGGGCAGACTGACCTGGCCTTCGAGGAGAGCTGGAGCTACCATCTGACCAAACATGTGCCCTTCACCCCAAGCAAAGACGAGCGCTATGCCTGCAAAGTGACTCACTTGGGGAAAATGAAACAATACATTTGGG AACCAGATATGTAG